The DNA segment GCCAGACCTGGAAAAGCTTTTAATGCCGCCTAATGCCCCTATATTTACTGTTGCCGAGGTCATTAAACTTGCAGAGCAATTGGCCAATGCCCTTGCCCACTGTCACCGTGTTGGCATTAAGCACGGCGATATTAAAAGCAATAATGTAAAATTTAATACAGATACGGGCAATTATGTCCTGCTTGATTTTGGTCTGGCCATTATGTCTGATGAGCAGCGCCGTACAAGCTTGCGCCATGCGGGCGCGGTTGAATTTATGGCACCAGAACAACACGATGGTGAAGTGTTTTTTCAGACAGATGTATATAGTTATGGCATTATACTATATGAGTTGCTTGCCGGAACAGTACCTTTTCCGCTGATCAATAAAAATGAAAGCTCGCGTAACCAGGTGATGCTGGCACATATTGAAATTCCGGTCCCAGATATTCTTGCACTGCGCAGAAATCATCTTCCTGAGAGCTGGGACATGGAAAAGAAGAAAAAAGAAATGTATGTTCCGCAATGGTTGCTGGAGGTCATCAAAAGATGTCTGGAAAAGAATCCCGAAAAACGGTACGCCAATGGCACTGCTTTACTGGATGTAATTATGCACCGTGGTGAAGAATTGGTAGAGGGTGTGGAAGTTATATCCAGTCAGCTTCCGGTAAAACAAAAGGAAGTTACGTTTGTAGAGGCTGTACCAGGTGAAGTGAGCCTGTCAAGGCCCGTATTTGCAATCATGATCTTATCCATGGTCATATTGGGGATGCTTTCGGTTTATGGTCTATTTCTTAAAGACAATAACAGCATTAAACAGGTGACAACAGATTCTTTAAGTAATGTTCCTGCAGACACCACTAGTGTTGAACCGGTGATCCGGCATGATACCGCCCAGGTTCATCCGGTAGTGATTGATACTGTAGCCCAGAAAGCTGAAATAGACAGTTTAAAAAAAGAATATGAAGCCCAGATGGCAGCTGCCGCCAAACGTGCACAGGCAGATGCCCAAGCCAAAGAAAATAAAGACCCTGTGATTGTAAGCAGCGGAAAAAAATACCAGTTGCCAAAAGGAACAGTATATTTTTATGAGGCAGCGAGTGGAGATTCGCCAAGAAATGGTGTATTGGGCCTATGGAACAATGCCAAATTTAATGTGATAGATGAGCAAAATGGTTTTATTTATGTTACCCATACCAATAAAGATGGTCAGATTACGAAGGGATGGTTGAATAAAAACGACCTTAAAGAACTGAAGGAATAATTAAAAAAATAAGGGCAGTCTTACGACGTGCCCTTATCACCTTAAACAAACTAACCAATTATGAAACCTTTATTTCTTTAGTAGCTGATGCAGAGTCATCTTTTTTACCTATAGTAATGTTTAAGATGCCATTTACATATTCAGCCGCAATTTTTTCACCATCTACACTTTCAGGCAGTACAAAGGATCTGGCGAAAGAGTAATAGTCAAATTCTTTTCTGGTGTAATCTTTTTTCTCTTCAGTTTCGGTTGTTTTTTTCTCGGCCCAAACCGAAAGGGTATCTTTTTTCAAGTTGATCTGAAAATCCTCTTTAGTGAGACCAGGTGCAGCCAATTCAATTTTATAATCGGTTTCTGATTCTAAGATATTTACACCAGGTACTTTATTTATAGTTAAGTTTTTATTTAACGCTTCACTAAACAATGAGTCGAAAACATTGTTAAAGTATGGTGCAGTGTTTCTGGTTCTGTTGTTAAATTTTACTAGTGTCATTGTTATTTTCTCCTATTTTAAGTTTTTTATTTTTTACTAATTTGTATACTAACCCTTTGTTCAACTCTTATACCAACCCTTTTTTTTATGATTTTTAAGACATTTTGGCGCAACAGAAGTAAAAAACAAGACAAAAAGACAGACATCATCAATACTTTAGACAGTTTTAAGTATAAAACTGTGATAGAGACCCGTTTTGCGGATTTTGATATGATGGGCCATGTAAACAATGCTGTGTATTTTACTTACATGGAAATTGCCCGGGCTAAATACTGGAACCATGCAATACAATGGGATTGGAAAAAAACTGGAGTGGTGATTGCCCAGGCCTCACTTGATTATATTTTACCCGTGTTTATGGATGACAAGATCAGTATGTATGTACGTACGTCCAGAATTGGAAAAAGCA comes from the Pedobacter heparinus DSM 2366 genome and includes:
- a CDS encoding serine/threonine protein kinase — its product is MSKVFTITEGLENLGALSTGGQGSVYKGKRVGTIITAVKIMPTPIHTESEDDKNFLKFKNEVEKLKKVNEIPNPNVVKILGSGLTESGSFPFIEMEYIEGPDLEKLLMPPNAPIFTVAEVIKLAEQLANALAHCHRVGIKHGDIKSNNVKFNTDTGNYVLLDFGLAIMSDEQRRTSLRHAGAVEFMAPEQHDGEVFFQTDVYSYGIILYELLAGTVPFPLINKNESSRNQVMLAHIEIPVPDILALRRNHLPESWDMEKKKKEMYVPQWLLEVIKRCLEKNPEKRYANGTALLDVIMHRGEELVEGVEVISSQLPVKQKEVTFVEAVPGEVSLSRPVFAIMILSMVILGMLSVYGLFLKDNNSIKQVTTDSLSNVPADTTSVEPVIRHDTAQVHPVVIDTVAQKAEIDSLKKEYEAQMAAAAKRAQADAQAKENKDPVIVSSGKKYQLPKGTVYFYEAASGDSPRNGVLGLWNNAKFNVIDEQNGFIYVTHTNKDGQITKGWLNKNDLKELKE
- a CDS encoding Hsp20/alpha crystallin family protein is translated as MTLVKFNNRTRNTAPYFNNVFDSLFSEALNKNLTINKVPGVNILESETDYKIELAAPGLTKEDFQINLKKDTLSVWAEKKTTETEEKKDYTRKEFDYYSFARSFVLPESVDGEKIAAEYVNGILNITIGKKDDSASATKEIKVS
- a CDS encoding acyl-CoA thioesterase — translated: MIFKTFWRNRSKKQDKKTDIINTLDSFKYKTVIETRFADFDMMGHVNNAVYFTYMEIARAKYWNHAIQWDWKKTGVVIAQASLDYILPVFMDDKISMYVRTSRIGKSSFDLEYLLVKLVHGKEEVCNKGKTTCVAFDYTSRSSFPIPQDERDRMISFEQLEV